DNA from Electrophorus electricus isolate fEleEle1 chromosome 5, fEleEle1.pri, whole genome shotgun sequence:
TTTACTTACTGTACGGATCATCTTTGCTCTTCGTGCCGTTCACTCTCCCGGATTTGTCGATCCTCAGGAAGAATTTCTGATACGAATAGAGTTTCCGTCGCCGCACGTCTCCCTGGAGGTGGCTGTAGCTGCGCGCGTGCCGAGCAGCGGCCGCCGGCGCGGCTTTGGAGAAGCTGGCGAGTCCGTGCGCGCTGCACGCGCCGAGGCAGCTGGCTGTCGGCGCGCTGACCAGCACGGCCGCCAGCGCGGAGAGCGCGCACACCCAGCGGCACGCGGACACCCCGTTACTCGGCGTCCATCTCCGCATGGTGCTCGCGCGCTGCGGACCGTAGCAGTCGGCGCATGCTGCCGGGTGGGATGCGCGAGCGGAGGACGGCGAGCCGGGCGAGTAGCCGCTTAACGCGAGATGATCCCGTGCACGTCCAAGGATATGCATCCACGTCAGATCCGAACAGTCCAGATTCTTAGCGGAAAAGCACTGCCTTACGCCCGGCTGACAGCACAAGGCACATCCTGCTTCGTCCtcggttttgttttatttctcacGTGCTGTCCTTCAAAGTAATCCGTAGTTCAGGTGCCCGGAGGGGGTGTTTGCTTCCCTGCGAGCGCGGCTTTTCTGTCAGCGACTGGCTTGTAACCCAACCACCACCCGAAAAAATACTCCCCTCTTTAATgtctcaccctccctgtgtctctacATTCCCTGtctcacccacccaccttcTCATTGACCTTCCTTTCTCCGTTTAGGTTAAAGGGGTTTCACTGTTTCGCAGTGTTGTATACCGTTAGTAAATGTGTAGGTTTAAGTTGGAATTAGTGTTTTCTGTGGgactgtgattgtgtgtgtgtttgtgtgtatgttgttgGGGAGGGTGATCATTCATTTCCCAACTCCTCATTAAAGACCACAGACATGGGAAAAAGGAACTTtgcccaatgtgtgtgtgtgtgtgtgtgtgtgtgttcattacacATATAAGTTGAGAGGGCATGAAAACATCTGCCAGGAGGGTTTACCCTAGCTGAAGTGTAAAtgataatgtgtgcatgtgtgtgtgtgtgtgtgtgtgcacatctgccTCTGCAGTGTTAGAGCTGTGCTACCACGGGAGTACTGACAGCTCTGGAATATAGTGACACCTTTGGGAGTATGACAGTTTCCTAGGAGTACTGTCACCTCTGGAGTATAGAGACACCCCTGGGAGTATTGACACCTCTGGAGTATAGAGACACCCTTGGGAATATCACAATTCCCTAGGAGTATTGTCACCTCTGGCGTATAGAGACACCCCTGGGAGTATTGTCACCTCTGGAGTATAGAGACACCCCTGGGAGTATTGACACCTCTGGAGTATAGAGACACCCCTGGGAGTATCACAATACCCTGGGAGTATACTATTTCACCTGCTccgctctttctctttctactcAAGTTGCAACCAGCTAGTGTCCAGTTTATTTGCACAAACATTGGTTGTCAATCTTCGGAGCTGCAAATAACTCAACTGGAATTAAATTTAACACAGCCAGTCACTGGGATTAAATCAACACAGTGGTATTAACCATGTGCAGTCAATGGGATTAATCCAGTATAGCCAGCCAATTTGATTAACTCAACACAGCCAGTGAGTGGGATTAAAAAAATACCTGCTTTCTCTTTTCCAGTTTTTCACTGttcaaaatgaatgttatttgaaCTAAAAGTCAGTGATCTGGATAGTAATATTTAACagagtgtgtttctctctctctctctctctctctctctgtcatcccAGTGTCAATAGTGATATAAATTCTCGTAGACCTTGACTTCCATCTTATCAGGTCTCATCCAGGAGGACACAGGACAGGAGTGtaacagcccctcccccatttcCTCTGTTTGACTGTGTGCTGAGTGCGTCTGTCTCATCTGGCTTTTCCTCAAACACTGATATCTTATCTGACACTTCCTTTGTAGTGTGGTGTCCACCCCAGTGACAGAGAAGCATCCTCTCCTAGAAAGATACAATGACCAGGTTACTTTTATTGTCTTGATGGTGAGATGAGGTCACACTGCTGTATCTCTTCACTGCAGGGAACTCAGGCAGAAGAAAAGCTGTGCAGTCACGCTGCATCCTCAAACTCTTTCACAAACGCCTGAGCACCAGGTTCCACTCAAGCTTCAGGACCTTTGTCCTGCCTTGCTAAGCACATGGGCAGTGTTGGCTGGGGTCATGTCTTTGCTGAGCACATGGGCAGTGTTAGCTCTGGTGGAGCTGTGCAGAGAGCCAAGGGTTTTTCAGCGTACATGGTCTGTGTGATCTCTCTTGATCTGAGGTTGTATCTTTATTGATCATTCTCACAGACCCGGCCCCTCACAGATAAACCGCATAtcatctttctgtctcactgaaATTCCTTCCACCAGCATGGCTTTATTTGGTATCTCTTACAAATCAATACAGTTAAAGACTAAAGAATTACATCCTTTAATGGAATGACATCAGAGTTGTGTCTAAATAGTTAATTCTTTAATTTAGTGGAATGACATCAGAGTTGTGTCTAAATATTTCATTCTTTAATTTAGTGGAATGTCATCAGAGttgtgtttaaatatttcattcttTAATTTAGTCAACTGACATCAGAGTTGTATCTAAATAGTTCATTGCAAAGGAAGAAAGgtcaatttaaatgaaaatatttcatgaatCAATTTAATACAATGGTTGGTTCACTTAACTTTGTATTTACACTTACAGTatttagttgatgcttttatcaaTAGCatcttacagttatgactgaacacaacttcagcaactgagggttaagggctttgatCAGGtgcccaaaagtggcaacctggtggggcttaaactgaCAACTTTCCGATTAGTAGTACATACTTTCccagtgagctaccactgcccccagtGTATTGTAGTTACTTTTGTAAATTTggtatcattttaatttaattcattaatgaatCAAACACACAGGTTTTTGCTTGGCCCATATTTGAGTGCCTCATGTGAGTAGCTTCTTGAATTCTGTATCGGTCTGGGCTCCCTGGTTTTTGCTAGTCACTAAAAGTAAATATTTGATGTGTTGGGTGTCAGTTAAGTGGATATGGTGTGTGTTTCCTAAAGTGAGCTCCCGCTGGCGTGTATgaactgtaacactgtaactgtaatgtGAGCCATCCCCATGCTGCCCCAAAACCACGCCATAGAATTAACGGGTCACACAGGATTTTATTTACAGGTCATGGTTCTGATTATTGCGGTAACGGGGCCCTGTGGCCTCCTCAGACCACAGTCCAGACCTAATTAAAATACAAGAACAACCGGCCCTCATGTAGAAGACAGTGGCTTTCAGTACCAGGCCAGCGCAGCTCACAGGCTGGCCTTCAATACCAGGCCTGCACAGCCAATGCAGTGGCCATCAGTACCAGGCTAGTGCAGCCTAAACAGCGCACCTTCGCTCTTCACAGGGCTGACTGGGTCTAAGGCTGAGTCGTGTGTGTTGGAGTAGAGAATACCCGGATGGATGCCAACCCATGGCATCTAGACTACTCACTCTTGCGTAAAAGATGCACCATATAGGAAGTAAGTTACTGAGTGTGCGATTCTGACCGGATGTCCACTATATTATTCAATGCTACAGAGCAGGAAGCCTTGCTCAGAGGTTCTACGACTGCTGTTTGAGTCTCTGTTTCCTGTAACTTTAGAGCTATCCCAGTCTGCATTTCATTGAGTCAACGTCATGTCTATTGACAATAGCAGTGGAAGGAATGCAGGCATCTTGTACAACACAAGTTAGAGGTGTTTATCATTACATATAGCTCTGAACTAAAGCGAAAAACTGGGTGATATAGTCATTTGATATACTATAAGTAGCTAACTAGGGCTAGTATAAGTAAAAGATGGTCTACGAGCTAGCTACATGTTATAGTTATTTATCTAGCAAGACAACAGAACCGAATTCTTTATTCGGTTGGACTATGGCATGCTAAACAAGTATATCTCACAGCCTACTTACCAACCTCCCGACCTCAGAAATGTTCTTCCCAGGACAAAAGTTTTAATTAG
Protein-coding regions in this window:
- the fgf10b gene encoding fibroblast growth factor 10b → MRRWTPSNGVSACRWVCALSALAAVLVSAPTASCLGACSAHGLASFSKAAPAAAARHARSYSHLQGDVRRRKLYSYQKFFLRIDKSGRVNGTKSKDDPYSVLEITSVDVGVVAIRGLSSNYYLAISKKGKVYGERDYTINCQLKERIEENGYNTYASARWRNRRRHVFLGLSASGRALHARKTRRKNTATHFLPILV